A genomic region of Chryseobacterium sp. KACC 21268 contains the following coding sequences:
- a CDS encoding biotin--[acetyl-CoA-carboxylase] ligase — MTRLHHFENCFSTNDEILSVINEDESTAVFTFNQTKGRGQYGNIWRVVPNQNLAYSIAIKTSKVNISDTFLNYYTAIIIRDFLANLANADAKIKWPNDIILNGKKVCGILIEKKKIDNEEYYIIGIGINVLQSDFSNLPKAGSILSVTGLSFDLRDFANQFHQNIVSKMEQITTEEQILKDYNDSLFRKDEISVFQKNDLRQNGIIKNADINGFLWIDLENEGLQKFFHKEIEMLY, encoded by the coding sequence ATGACCCGTTTACACCACTTCGAAAATTGTTTTTCTACAAATGACGAAATTCTCTCTGTTATAAATGAAGACGAATCAACTGCTGTTTTTACTTTTAATCAAACGAAAGGCCGCGGACAATATGGAAATATTTGGAGGGTCGTTCCCAATCAAAATTTGGCATATTCTATTGCGATAAAAACTTCTAAAGTCAATATTTCCGATACATTCCTCAATTACTATACCGCTATTATCATTCGGGATTTTCTTGCCAATCTGGCAAACGCAGATGCAAAAATAAAGTGGCCAAATGACATTATCCTGAACGGTAAAAAGGTCTGCGGGATCCTTATCGAAAAAAAGAAAATCGATAATGAAGAATATTACATCATCGGGATCGGGATCAATGTCCTTCAATCAGATTTTTCAAATCTTCCGAAAGCAGGTTCCATATTGTCTGTCACGGGTTTAAGTTTTGATCTAAGAGATTTCGCGAATCAGTTTCATCAAAATATTGTTTCGAAAATGGAACAAATTACGACGGAGGAACAAATCCTAAAGGATTACAATGATTCACTTTTCAGAAAAGATGAAATTTCGGTATTTCAAAAAAACGATTTGCGCCAAAATGGCATCATCAAAAATGCTGACATAAATGGTTTCCTTTGGATTGATCTGGAAAATGAAGGCTTGCAGAAGTTCTTCCACAAGGAGATTGAGATGCTTTACTGA
- the ftsH gene encoding ATP-dependent zinc metalloprotease FtsH, translated as MNNKGFNWFIPVILGLILLIFLPGLLGDSMVKNIDEKEFYTLVEKGKVGEVMVYRDNFKADVYLTKTAKAELKKTDKESDPLSVINIKPSPDYVLTYGDLRYFQERFESINAKLPTQARMEFGKSQSGFSELLFTLALWGGLFALLYFFIFRKMGGGAGGPGGQIFSIGKSKAKLFDEKDKMQITFKDVAGLEGAKEEVQEVVDFLKNSEKYTKLGGKIPKGVLLVGPPGTGKTLLAKAVAGEAKVPFFSLSGSDFVEMFVGVGASRVRDLFAQAKAKSPAIIFIDEIDAIGRARGKGGFQGGNDERENTLNQLLTEMDGFGTDVNVIVMAATNRADILDKALMRAGRFDRSIYVDLPELHERQQIFDVHLAKIKMDDSIDREFLAKQTPGFSGADIANVCNEAALIAARNSHESVNKQDFLDAVDRIIGGLEKKNKAIKPSEKRRVAFHEAGHATISWLVEHAAPLLKVTIVPRGRSLGAAWYLPEERQLTTTQQMLDEICATLGGRAAEQAVFGNISTGALSDLERVTKQAQAMVTIYGLNDKVGNISYYDSSGQSEYSFGKPYSEQTAKLIDEEISKLVETQYARAVHILTENRDKLDALAQKLLEKEVIFREDLEEIFGKRAWDPELTEKPVSSLDNPADAGNVLNTDS; from the coding sequence ATGAATAACAAAGGATTCAACTGGTTTATACCCGTTATATTGGGACTCATTTTACTTATATTTCTTCCAGGACTTCTTGGAGATTCTATGGTAAAAAACATTGATGAAAAAGAATTTTATACACTTGTAGAAAAAGGGAAAGTTGGCGAAGTAATGGTCTACAGAGACAATTTCAAAGCCGATGTTTACCTTACAAAAACGGCTAAAGCTGAGCTTAAAAAGACAGATAAAGAAAGCGATCCTCTTTCTGTGATCAATATCAAACCAAGTCCTGATTATGTTTTGACTTATGGTGATCTTAGATATTTCCAGGAAAGATTTGAAAGCATCAATGCCAAACTGCCTACGCAGGCAAGAATGGAATTTGGTAAAAGCCAAAGTGGTTTCTCCGAGTTGTTGTTTACTTTAGCACTTTGGGGTGGACTTTTCGCTTTGTTGTACTTCTTCATTTTCAGAAAAATGGGCGGTGGCGCAGGCGGACCTGGCGGACAGATCTTCAGCATTGGAAAATCTAAAGCCAAATTGTTTGACGAGAAAGACAAGATGCAGATCACTTTCAAAGATGTTGCAGGATTGGAAGGTGCAAAAGAGGAAGTTCAGGAAGTTGTAGATTTCTTGAAGAATTCTGAAAAATATACGAAATTGGGAGGTAAAATTCCGAAAGGTGTTCTATTGGTAGGTCCTCCGGGAACTGGTAAAACCTTGTTGGCGAAAGCTGTTGCAGGTGAAGCTAAAGTTCCGTTCTTCTCACTTTCAGGTTCTGATTTTGTTGAAATGTTCGTGGGTGTAGGAGCTTCCAGAGTAAGAGATCTTTTTGCTCAGGCCAAAGCGAAATCGCCAGCCATTATTTTCATTGATGAGATCGATGCGATTGGTAGAGCGAGGGGCAAAGGTGGTTTCCAAGGTGGAAATGACGAGCGCGAAAATACATTGAACCAATTACTGACAGAAATGGACGGTTTTGGAACTGATGTCAACGTGATCGTGATGGCTGCTACAAACCGTGCCGATATTTTGGATAAAGCATTGATGAGAGCTGGCCGTTTTGACCGTTCGATCTATGTAGATCTTCCAGAATTGCACGAGAGACAGCAGATCTTTGATGTACATTTGGCTAAGATCAAAATGGATGACTCTATCGATAGAGAATTCTTGGCAAAACAAACACCTGGTTTCAGCGGTGCTGATATCGCCAATGTTTGTAACGAAGCCGCTTTGATCGCAGCAAGAAACTCTCACGAATCTGTAAACAAACAAGATTTCTTGGACGCAGTCGATAGAATTATCGGCGGTCTCGAGAAGAAAAATAAAGCCATCAAACCTTCCGAAAAAAGAAGAGTTGCCTTCCACGAAGCTGGTCACGCAACGATTTCTTGGTTGGTAGAGCACGCAGCGCCACTTCTAAAAGTAACAATCGTTCCTCGTGGACGTTCACTTGGAGCCGCTTGGTATCTTCCGGAAGAAAGACAATTGACCACAACGCAACAAATGTTGGACGAGATTTGTGCAACATTGGGCGGTAGAGCAGCAGAACAAGCTGTTTTCGGGAATATTTCTACTGGAGCCTTGTCCGATCTTGAAAGAGTGACGAAACAAGCGCAGGCGATGGTTACGATCTATGGTCTGAACGATAAAGTGGGAAACATTTCTTACTACGACAGTTCAGGTCAATCTGAATACAGTTTTGGAAAACCATATTCTGAGCAAACAGCGAAACTGATTGATGAAGAGATCTCAAAATTGGTCGAAACGCAGTACGCAAGAGCGGTCCATATCTTGACAGAAAATAGAGATAAACTGGATGCCTTGGCTCAGAAACTTTTGGAAAAAGAAGTGATCTTCCGCGAAGATCTTGAAGAAATTTTCGGAAAACGCGCTTGGGACCCAGAATTGACAGAAAAACCTGTATCAAGTTTAGATAATCCTGCTGATGCTGGAAATGTCTTAAATACAGACAGTTAA
- a CDS encoding DUF4271 domain-containing protein — MVRIAEHNDWVVYCILGSIFAYIIVLSVFNRDANIKDFLTQKIEDSNNLTPSWIIISIVRSVMIAVLLSQFVPIVPKFISDIQLFGVQLNKFGFAFLAVISFDIIKNVLTFLFYNSIGDGKNLKGLALISSKFYFLETIGLIIAGFALYFYPLDLVQYFYVIIIVLISLFVLKNLIYIFHKQAILPEKWYYKFLYICTLQIVPVLVLWKFLFY, encoded by the coding sequence TTGGTAAGAATAGCAGAACATAACGATTGGGTGGTATATTGTATTCTCGGGAGTATTTTTGCCTACATCATTGTGCTATCTGTTTTCAACCGCGATGCAAACATCAAGGATTTTTTGACTCAGAAGATCGAGGATTCTAATAATTTGACGCCGTCTTGGATCATCATTTCCATTGTGAGAAGCGTGATGATCGCCGTTCTGTTGTCTCAATTCGTACCTATCGTTCCGAAGTTCATTTCCGACATTCAGTTGTTTGGCGTTCAGCTCAACAAGTTTGGTTTTGCCTTCTTAGCTGTGATTTCTTTTGACATTATCAAGAATGTGCTCACGTTTTTATTTTATAACAGCATTGGCGATGGGAAAAACTTGAAAGGCTTAGCTCTGATATCCAGCAAGTTCTATTTTCTGGAAACTATCGGACTCATCATCGCTGGATTTGCTCTCTACTTCTACCCTTTGGATCTGGTACAATATTTTTATGTCATCATCATTGTACTAATTTCCTTGTTCGTATTGAAAAACCTCATCTATATTTTTCATAAGCAAGCTATTTTACCCGAAAAATGGTATTATAAATTTTTGTATATTTGCACGCTTCAAATAGTACCCGTATTGGTACTTTGGAAGTTCTTATTTTATTAA
- a CDS encoding uroporphyrinogen-III synthase: MKIKSILVSQPAPNESSPYLEIAKKEKIKIDFRPFIHVQGVDAKDLRTQKIDLTQYTGIIFTSKNAIDHYFRLAEEMRFTVPDAMRYICQSEAIANYLQKHIVYRKRKISFGEKTFSDLAPLFKKHPSEKYLLPSSDILTPEVPKVLDSSNIDWTRAIMYKTVASDLTDINIDDYEMLVFFSPQGIKSLKINFPTFEQKDTKIAVFGTTTQAAAEEAGLTVNVMAPTKETPSMTMAIEKYIKSINK; encoded by the coding sequence ATGAAAATCAAATCTATTTTAGTTTCACAACCAGCACCTAACGAATCTTCGCCATATTTGGAGATCGCAAAGAAAGAGAAGATCAAAATTGATTTTCGTCCTTTTATTCACGTTCAAGGTGTGGATGCGAAAGATCTGAGAACGCAGAAAATCGACCTTACTCAGTACACAGGCATTATTTTCACAAGCAAAAACGCGATCGATCATTATTTTCGATTAGCAGAGGAAATGAGATTCACAGTGCCGGATGCAATGCGTTACATCTGCCAGTCCGAAGCGATTGCCAACTATTTGCAGAAGCACATCGTTTACAGAAAAAGAAAGATCAGCTTCGGCGAGAAGACTTTTTCCGACCTGGCGCCATTGTTTAAAAAACATCCATCCGAAAAGTATCTTTTGCCATCATCTGATATCTTGACGCCAGAAGTTCCAAAGGTTTTGGACTCTTCAAACATCGATTGGACTAGAGCGATTATGTACAAAACAGTTGCGAGTGATTTGACAGATATTAATATCGACGATTACGAAATGTTGGTCTTCTTCAGCCCACAAGGAATCAAATCTTTGAAGATCAACTTCCCAACGTTTGAACAGAAAGACACAAAGATCGCTGTTTTCGGAACCACAACCCAAGCGGCTGCAGAAGAAGCTGGATTGACCGTCAACGTGATGGCTCCAACGAAAGAAACGCCGTCTATGACAATGGCGATTGAAAAATATATCAAAAGCATCAATAAGTAA
- a CDS encoding alpha/beta hydrolase: protein MQKSIITLFLFALMIISCKPTKIYKDISYTKNHKGENVKLNIFTPKNIKDKNLPVLIFVYGGNWNTGNKNKYNLLGRNFARKNMVVVIPDYTLSPNADVDEMTKEIAATILFTKANAQKYHGNPERIFISGHSAGGQLSTSAVMNPKYGIPEKTISGIILIDGAGIDMKNYLEKYPPTAEDNYDITWSKDPEKWKQASSIYFINEKTPHFMIYVGKKTYPSIKIANENFLKALKPFQPDVKPILLNKKHVPMILQYFLPWSKRFDEAVNFMESVK, encoded by the coding sequence ATGCAAAAATCTATCATCACACTCTTTTTATTTGCCTTAATGATTATCAGTTGCAAACCGACGAAGATTTACAAAGATATTTCCTACACCAAAAACCATAAAGGAGAAAATGTAAAACTGAATATTTTCACACCGAAAAACATCAAGGACAAAAATCTTCCTGTCCTCATTTTCGTTTACGGCGGAAATTGGAACACGGGAAATAAAAACAAATACAATCTTCTCGGGAGAAACTTTGCCCGTAAAAATATGGTCGTCGTGATTCCAGATTACACTTTGAGTCCGAATGCTGATGTGGATGAAATGACGAAAGAAATTGCAGCAACAATCCTATTCACAAAGGCCAATGCGCAAAAATATCACGGAAATCCAGAACGAATTTTCATCTCCGGCCATTCTGCAGGCGGGCAATTATCAACTTCCGCGGTGATGAATCCCAAATATGGAATTCCAGAGAAAACGATTTCGGGGATTATCCTAATTGATGGTGCTGGGATTGATATGAAAAATTATCTCGAAAAATATCCGCCCACAGCTGAAGATAATTACGATATCACGTGGAGCAAAGACCCAGAAAAATGGAAACAAGCGTCGTCCATCTATTTCATTAATGAAAAAACGCCACATTTTATGATTTATGTAGGCAAGAAAACTTATCCTTCCATAAAAATCGCAAATGAGAATTTTTTGAAAGCATTGAAACCTTTCCAGCCAGATGTCAAACCAATTCTGCTCAATAAAAAACACGTTCCGATGATCTTGCAGTATTTTTTGCCGTGGAGCAAAAGGTTTGATGAAGCTGTGAATTTTATGGAAAGTGTGAAGTAA
- a CDS encoding LptF/LptG family permease, translating to MKIIDLYVIKKYLGTLIFMLALLSIIIMVVDVQAKTPRIESNGFTVGYFLLNFYPFWILNLILTFMSILVFITVIFFTSRMANNTEIVAIISSGASFHRFARPYLITSLLIFIMTLAVNHFILPWANIQKNILEPYTYNAVNKEKLLGNMSIASNISPTDFIFVNSYNKKENRGSGYMYQKFDKNKRLVYQITAMDIQWEAKKKHFVINNYIERTAGKKDTEILGQGTTKIQDFKLPPSELFPDKLVAQNKTTPELLTMIEREKMKGNSNVTSFYNELYQRTSMPVSIIILTFLGLSLSSQKKRGGLGLNLALGIALAFLFVFSFQVLNVVSENKSLPPLLAMWLPNMIFAPIAAYLYIKRANQ from the coding sequence ATGAAAATCATAGACCTTTACGTCATCAAAAAATATTTGGGAACCCTCATTTTTATGTTGGCGCTTTTGTCTATCATCATTATGGTTGTGGATGTGCAGGCAAAAACGCCAAGGATCGAGAGCAATGGATTTACGGTTGGTTATTTCTTGCTTAATTTCTATCCGTTTTGGATCCTGAATTTGATTCTGACCTTTATGTCGATTCTAGTTTTCATCACGGTGATCTTCTTCACTTCCAGAATGGCAAATAATACAGAGATTGTTGCCATCATCAGTAGTGGTGCGAGTTTCCATAGGTTTGCAAGACCGTATTTGATCACCTCGTTGTTGATATTCATAATGACTTTGGCGGTCAACCATTTCATTTTACCGTGGGCGAATATCCAGAAAAACATTCTCGAACCTTATACTTACAATGCGGTAAACAAGGAAAAGTTGTTAGGAAATATGAGCATTGCCTCCAATATTAGCCCCACCGATTTTATTTTTGTTAATAGTTACAACAAGAAAGAAAACCGAGGCTCTGGCTATATGTATCAGAAATTTGATAAGAACAAAAGACTGGTCTATCAAATCACTGCAATGGATATCCAGTGGGAAGCAAAGAAAAAACATTTTGTCATAAATAATTACATAGAGCGTACGGCAGGGAAAAAAGATACCGAAATTTTGGGACAGGGAACTACAAAAATTCAGGATTTTAAGTTGCCGCCTTCAGAATTGTTTCCGGATAAGTTAGTAGCTCAAAACAAAACTACGCCCGAATTGTTGACGATGATTGAAAGGGAAAAAATGAAAGGAAATAGCAACGTAACTTCCTTTTATAATGAGCTTTACCAAAGAACATCAATGCCGGTTTCTATTATTATTCTGACATTTTTAGGATTATCTTTATCATCTCAGAAAAAACGTGGCGGATTGGGGCTTAATCTCGCTTTGGGAATTGCTTTGGCGTTCCTATTCGTCTTCTCTTTTCAAGTTTTGAATGTCGTTTCCGAGAACAAAAGTTTGCCACCATTATTAGCAATGTGGCTTCCGAATATGATTTTTGCGCCTATTGCAGCTTATCTTTATATTAAGAGAGCAAATCAGTAA
- a CDS encoding phosphatidate cytidylyltransferase — translation MDKNFIQRTISGVIYVLVIAICTTPLGENLFSSFLPQVKQQYLFYGLMTFFLVVGLYECIKIMKFDNSIYKWAVFPVAAIVYYRFTQRFFHHDFLNSYSINNYLSEILALGLIVIAVVTLFKYSRELYFENGKLIFTVVYVTLPFAFSLGLPKFSTLDESKTFTLEIFMLFVLIWSSDTFAYLTGKFFGKHKMAPRISPKKTWEGFAGGVVLTLILGFFVEQYFPELKGNWIMVGFLVSVFAPLGDLVESQLKRSFAVKDSGNIIPGHGGVLDRLDSFIICVPVVYLYFILEKLV, via the coding sequence TTGGATAAAAATTTCATTCAGCGTACAATTTCCGGAGTCATTTATGTTCTCGTTATTGCTATTTGCACCACGCCGCTTGGCGAAAATCTCTTTAGCAGTTTTCTGCCACAAGTAAAACAGCAATATCTTTTTTACGGATTGATGACTTTCTTTTTGGTAGTTGGTCTTTACGAATGTATCAAAATAATGAAATTTGACAATAGCATCTACAAATGGGCAGTTTTCCCTGTCGCAGCAATTGTCTATTATAGATTTACGCAACGATTTTTTCATCACGATTTTCTTAATAGTTATAGTATAAATAATTACTTAAGTGAAATTCTTGCTTTAGGATTAATTGTAATCGCTGTCGTCACACTTTTCAAATATTCCAGAGAACTATACTTCGAAAACGGAAAACTGATTTTCACGGTCGTTTATGTGACTTTACCGTTTGCCTTCTCATTAGGCCTACCGAAATTTAGTACATTAGATGAGAGCAAAACTTTCACTTTAGAAATTTTTATGCTTTTCGTTTTGATTTGGAGCAGCGATACTTTCGCCTATCTGACAGGCAAATTCTTTGGAAAACACAAGATGGCACCGCGGATTTCGCCCAAGAAAACCTGGGAAGGATTTGCTGGTGGTGTGGTTCTGACCTTAATATTGGGATTCTTTGTAGAACAGTATTTTCCTGAACTCAAAGGAAACTGGATAATGGTTGGATTCCTGGTTTCTGTCTTCGCGCCGTTGGGAGATTTGGTAGAAAGTCAGTTAAAACGTAGTTTTGCAGTCAAAGACAGCGGAAATATCATTCCGGGTCACGG
- a CDS encoding DUF4296 domain-containing protein yields the protein MKYLFYISMIFCVLSCTEAIEKPKDLLPEDKMSEIIADFAINEQNYTIGNNINSENATRFILKKYQIKGELFTNSYEYYMTKPEVIKEILDDAQKIILAKDPKAEAFINKKLKENPGIPPQAR from the coding sequence ATGAAGTATTTATTTTACATATCAATGATTTTCTGCGTTTTGTCTTGTACAGAGGCGATAGAAAAACCGAAAGATCTGTTGCCGGAAGACAAGATGTCCGAGATCATTGCAGATTTTGCCATCAATGAGCAGAATTATACGATCGGAAATAACATCAATTCTGAAAATGCAACCAGATTTATTCTAAAAAAATACCAAATCAAAGGCGAACTTTTCACTAATAGCTATGAATATTATATGACAAAGCCTGAAGTTATCAAGGAAATCCTGGACGACGCTCAGAAAATCATCTTAGCCAAAGACCCGAAAGCTGAGGCTTTCATCAATAAAAAATTAAAAGAGAATCCGGGAATACCGCCGCAAGCGCGATAA
- the rsfS gene encoding ribosome silencing factor — protein sequence MSKITEKQLLIDKIVDSIQDTKGEDILVFDLTGIENAAAETFIICSGNSNTQVSAIAGNIQKNVRNDLNDRPWHVEGTENSMWVLVDYVSVVVHIFQKEIREYYDIEELWGDAKITKIES from the coding sequence ATGAGTAAAATTACAGAAAAACAATTATTAATCGACAAGATCGTAGATTCGATTCAAGATACAAAAGGTGAAGATATTTTGGTCTTCGATTTAACAGGAATAGAAAACGCAGCAGCAGAAACTTTTATCATCTGCAGTGGAAATTCCAATACACAAGTTTCGGCAATCGCCGGCAATATCCAAAAAAACGTAAGAAACGACCTCAATGACAGACCTTGGCACGTAGAAGGTACTGAGAACTCTATGTGGGTTTTGGTAGATTACGTTTCCGTGGTGGTGCACATTTTCCAAAAAGAGATCCGTGAATACTACGACATCGAAGAACTTTGGGGTGATGCAAAGATCACAAAAATAGAAAGTTAA
- a CDS encoding polyprenol monophosphomannose synthase yields the protein MKKLVIIPTYNEKENIEKIISAVFSMEQDFHVLVVDDSSPDGTAEIVKGLREKFPLQLHLTVRKIKDGLGKAYIHGFQWAIHNEYDYIFEMDADFSHNPKDLIKLFEACKTADMAVGSRYSQGVNVVNWPMGRVLLSYFASKYVRFVLGLPIHDTTAGFVCFKKETLIAIGLDKIKLKGYGFQVEMKYRVFKKNLKIVEVPIIFTDRTEGVSKMNGGIIQEAIFGVLNLKWKNLIGKL from the coding sequence ATGAAGAAACTTGTCATTATTCCCACTTACAACGAAAAAGAAAACATCGAAAAAATCATTTCGGCTGTTTTTTCTATGGAACAGGATTTCCACGTTTTGGTGGTGGACGATTCTTCGCCCGACGGAACGGCTGAGATTGTAAAAGGTCTGAGGGAGAAGTTTCCCCTTCAATTGCATCTTACGGTTCGAAAGATCAAAGATGGACTTGGTAAAGCTTATATCCATGGCTTCCAATGGGCGATTCATAATGAATATGATTACATTTTCGAAATGGATGCTGATTTTTCCCATAATCCTAAAGATTTAATTAAGCTTTTTGAAGCCTGTAAAACGGCTGATATGGCTGTGGGTTCCAGATATTCTCAAGGCGTGAATGTGGTGAACTGGCCGATGGGAAGGGTTTTGTTGTCTTATTTTGCATCAAAATATGTGAGGTTTGTTCTCGGACTTCCAATTCACGATACAACGGCGGGATTTGTTTGTTTTAAAAAAGAAACCTTGATCGCCATTGGTCTAGATAAGATCAAACTGAAAGGTTACGGTTTCCAGGTTGAAATGAAATATCGCGTTTTCAAGAAAAATCTGAAGATTGTAGAAGTTCCAATTATTTTTACGGACCGAACAGAAGGCGTGAGCAAAATGAATGGCGGAATCATCCAGGAAGCGATTTTTGGTGTTTTGAATTTGAAATGGAAAAACCTGATCGGAAAATTGTAA
- the tgt gene encoding tRNA guanosine(34) transglycosylase Tgt, with amino-acid sequence MQKFFEIEKTSESKARAGVINTDHGQIQTPIFMPVGTVASVKTVHQRELKEDIKAQIILGNTYHLMLRPTMDIMEKAGGLHQFMNWDLPILTDSGGYQVFSLAKSRKITEEGVKFKSHIDGSLHFMSPEVSMQIQRQIGADIFMAFDECIAYPSDYNAVKTSMELTHRWLKRCITWTEENKELYGHKQRLFPIVQGSCYSDLRKISAEVISEAGAEGNAIGGLSVGEPEPEMYRITNEVTDILPKDKPRYLMGVGTPWNILESIGFGVDMMDCVMPTRNARNAMLFTWQGVMNMKNERWKEDFSPLDEFGTSFVDSAYSKAYVRHLFVSKEYLAKQIASIHNLAFYLDLVKVAREHIVAGDFYQWKDSIIPQLKTRL; translated from the coding sequence ATGCAGAAATTTTTTGAAATCGAAAAAACTTCAGAATCCAAAGCAAGAGCTGGAGTTATCAATACCGACCACGGACAGATTCAAACCCCGATTTTTATGCCGGTGGGAACTGTGGCCTCTGTGAAAACCGTTCACCAGAGAGAACTGAAAGAAGACATCAAAGCGCAGATCATCTTAGGAAATACCTACCATTTGATGCTTCGTCCTACTATGGACATTATGGAAAAAGCGGGCGGACTTCACCAGTTTATGAATTGGGATCTTCCAATTTTGACAGATTCTGGTGGTTATCAGGTTTTTTCGTTAGCAAAAAGCAGAAAGATCACGGAAGAAGGTGTAAAGTTCAAATCACACATCGACGGTAGTTTGCATTTTATGTCGCCTGAAGTTTCGATGCAAATTCAAAGACAAATCGGTGCGGATATTTTTATGGCTTTTGATGAGTGTATTGCTTATCCAAGCGACTATAACGCTGTGAAAACTTCAATGGAGCTTACGCACCGTTGGTTGAAAAGATGCATCACTTGGACTGAGGAAAACAAAGAATTGTACGGTCACAAACAGAGATTGTTCCCAATTGTTCAGGGTTCTTGTTATTCTGATTTAAGGAAAATTTCGGCTGAGGTGATCTCTGAAGCTGGAGCCGAAGGTAACGCAATCGGTGGACTTTCCGTTGGTGAACCAGAACCGGAAATGTACAGGATCACAAATGAAGTGACGGACATTCTCCCGAAAGACAAACCAAGATATTTGATGGGTGTTGGAACACCTTGGAATATTCTGGAAAGCATCGGTTTCGGTGTGGATATGATGGATTGCGTAATGCCGACCAGAAATGCGAGAAACGCAATGCTCTTCACTTGGCAAGGTGTGATGAATATGAAAAACGAACGTTGGAAAGAGGATTTCTCTCCGCTGGATGAGTTTGGGACGAGTTTTGTGGACAGCGCTTATAGCAAGGCTTATGTGCGTCACCTTTTTGTTTCGAAGGAATATTTGGCAAAGCAGATTGCCTCGATCCATAACTTGGCGTTTTACCTAGATTTAGTGAAAGTTGCGAGAGAACATATCGTTGCAGGTGACTTCTACCAATGGAAAGATTCAATCATTCCACAGTTGAAGACAAGGCTTTAA